A window of the Garra rufa chromosome 10, GarRuf1.0, whole genome shotgun sequence genome harbors these coding sequences:
- the evi5a gene encoding ecotropic viral integration site 5 protein homolog, with the protein MDSLTVPSLSSSTGSQLSADEMKLLAKLEEQNRLLETDSKSLYSVNGVLQSPTSPKTFSFENDIWDNLIKEWDDWRKRKVEQIKVLIRRGVPAHLRPLVWQLLCDAQNVAVWQKYSDLLKSSSPSEPLILRDLTRILTQHQLFHNKVATYQKPLFNVLKAYSILDPEIGFCQGSVFIVGLLLTQIAEEEAFYIFVRLMKDFRMRDLYRSNMVELSCCIYQFEAMIKDHLPELHSHFQTQGFHTSMFSSSWFLNILLSSLPARAAIRIFDIFMCEGLEIVFRVGLAILHMKQTELMKLDVEGMINCLQNLESWDSDPDGMIKAAYEIKYNPSKMKQLRQEYVSIKTKELEEQEELNGLSSENKHLKQRLALLEKRCSEKLVSQLKKELEKTWLNTARSQNALKDMQANILQMEESSTVPNEDSVMYLQMELISCRLQEAEALTELKEQKRHIKDLQEKWQRQQVHCGGQQKISITQNELQVELLSTRLKETLTQAGLKESRHRLIKLQTENKIYSNQLNRIEAHVKSQQDHLLKLTSQNQDLCSQLQQSRQQFSTFQYKQKEKQDKEAANMTIIAVLQKQITELQIQIQSLSKHTTSFSQPARRPSTSASLKHRDT; encoded by the exons ATGGACTCTTTGACTGTACCATCTCTGTCTTCCTCAACGGGATCTCAGCTCAGTGCGGATGAGATGAAATTACTCGCTAAACTTGAGGAACAGAACAG ACTGCTAGAGACTGACAGCAAGTCTCTGTACTCTGTAAATGGGGTTTTGCAAAGTCCCACCTCACCCAAAACCTTCTCTTTTGAGAATGACATATGGGATAATCTCATTAAAGAATGGGATGACTGGCGCAAGAGAAAAGTGGAACAGATCAAG GTGCTGATCAGGAGGGGTGTCCCTGCCCATCTGCGGCCCCTTGTGTGGCAGCTGTTGTGTGATGCTCAGAATGTGGCCGTGTGGCAGAAGTACTCAGATTTGCTGAAGAGCTCGTCTCCCTCTGAGCCGCTGATACTCAGAGACCTGACACGTATCCTGACTCAACACCAGCTCTTTCACAACAAGGTCGCTACCTACCAGAAACCACTGTTTAATGTGCTGAAG GCTTATTCAATCTTAGACCCAGAGATTGGCTTCTGCCAGGGAAGTGTGTTTATTGTAGGCCTGTTGCTCACACAG ATTGCTGAAGAGGAGGCCTTCTACATTTTTGTGAGGCTAATGAAAGACTTCAGAATGAGGGACCTGTATAGATCCAATATGGTTGAACTCAGCTGCTGTATTTACCAGTTTGAGGCTATGATTAAG GATCATCTTCCTGAGCTTCATTCCCACTTTCAGACCCAAGGTTTCCACACTTCTATGTTCTCCTCCTCTTGGTTTCTCAACATCCTCCTGTCATCTTTGCCGGCCAGAGCTGCCATTAGGATTTTTGATATCTTCATGTGTGAG GGTTTGGAGATCGTGTTCCGGGTTGGTTTGGCTATACTTCATATGAAGCAGACAGAACTCATGAAGCTTGATGTAGAGGGAATGATAAAC TGCTTGCAGAATCTAGAATCATGGGATTCAGATCCTGATGGAATGATTAAAGCagcatatgaaataaaatacaacccCAGCAAAATGAAACA attGAGACAAGAGTATGTATCTATCAAGACAAAAGAGCTGGAGGAGCAGGAGGAATTAAAT GGACTTTCCTCAGAGAACAAACATTTAAAGCAGAGGCTTGCCTTACTAGAGAAG AGGTGCTCAGAAAAACTGGTGTCACAGCTGAAGAAAGAGCTGGAGAAAACTTGGCTAAACACAGCCAGGTCACAAAACGCCTTAAAAGACATGCAGGCAAACATCTTGCAGATGGAGGAG AGCAGCACTGTGCCTAATGAGGACAGTGTGATGTATCTGCAGATGGAGCTGATCAGCTGTAGACTGCAGGAAGCAGAGGCACTTACTGAACTCAAAGAGCAAAAACGACACATTAAAGACCTACAGGAGAAATGGCAG AGGCAACAGGTACATTGTGGTGGtcagcagaaaatcagcattacACAGAATGAACTGCAGGTGGAGCTGTTGAGCACAAGACTGAAGGAAACGCTTACTCAAGCCGGGCTTAAAGAGAGCCGCCACAGACTGATAAAGCTGCAGACAGAG AACAAAATTTACAGCAACCAGCTAAATCGAATTGAAGCGCACGTAAAAAGCCAGCAAGATCATCTCTTGAAGCTGACATCACAGAACCAAGATCTGTGCAGCCAATTACAACAAAGCAGACAACAGTTTTCAACTTTTCAATACAAG CAAAAGGAAAAGCAGGACAAAGAAGCAGCAAACATGACCATCATTGCAGTTCTTCAAAAGCAGATCACAGAATTACAAATTCAA ATTCAGAGCCTCTCCAAACATACTACGTCATTTTCTCAACCCGCGCGGAGGCCTTCCACATCCGCCTCTCTGAAGCACCGTGACACCTAA
- the gfi1aa gene encoding growth factor independent 1A transcription repressor a — MPRSFLVKSKRAYSYHQPRYLDDNCIPIEKLLTCQESQMGQIPESPVEVGNHSPKASMVCTADHSSQQSPLSCEGSVCDRSSDYEDFWRPLSSGTSPDLDKCPASSPDDSQPFDMTFRPYVWAHSTSELRQLIQSCNRVSVDSEASVGVYNAMDRRPGAHLLIEPTQSGRFYQDYGSLTTNLLDSRGFYADFKMATKVAEIDSESDIMCTRLQLSGSYKCVKCTKVFSTPHGLEVHVRRSHSGTRPFACEICGKTFGHAVSLEQHKAVHSQERVFSCKICDKSFKRSSTLSTHLLIHSDTRPYPCQYCGKRFHQKSDMKKHTFIHTGEKPHKCQVCGKAFSQSSNLITHSRKHTGFKPFGCELCGKGFQRKVDLRRHKETQHGLK; from the exons ATGCCGAGGTCGTTTTTGGTGAAGAGCAAACGGGCGTACAGTTATCACCAACCCCGTTACCTGGACGACAACTGCATCCCAATCGAGAAACTTCTCACATGCCAAG AAAGTCAAATGGGGCAGATCCCCGAGAGCCCGGTGGAGGTGGGTAATCATTCCCCCAAGGCCAGCATGGTGTGCACGGCGGATCATTCCTCTCAACAGTCCCCGCTGAGTTGCGAGGGCAGTGTGTGTGACCGCTCATCCGACTATGAGGACTTCTGGAGACCCCTTTCATCGGGAACCTCTCCAG ATCTGGATAAATGCCCGGCTTCTTCTCCAGATGACTCTCAGCCTTTCGACATGACTTTCCGTCCGTATGTTTGGGCCCATTCAACATCTGAACTCAGGCAGCTCATTCAATCCTGCAACCGTGTTTCTGTGGATTCAGAGGCATCAGTGGGGGTGTACAATGCCATGGACAGAAGGCCGGGTGCCCATCTACTCATTGAACCAACACAATCCGGGCGATTTTACCAGGACTATGGCTCTCTGACCACTAACTTGTTGGATAGTAGAGGCTTTTATGCCGACTTCAAGATGGCAACTAAAGTAGCAGAAATTGACTCAGAGTCTGATATTATGTGCACACGACTTCAGCTGAGCGGGTCGTACAAATGTGTAAAATGCACAAAG GTGTTTTCAACCCCTCATGGGCTAGAAGTTCATGTGCGGCGGTCACACAGTGGCACGAGGCCTTTCGCATGCGAAATCTGTGGAAAAACTTTTGGCCACGCTGTCAGCCTGGAGCAACATAAGGCTGTCCATTCACAA GAAAGGGTCTTCAGCTGCAAAATCTGCGACAAAAGCTTTAAGAGGTCGTCTACTTTGTCTACGCACCTCCTCATCCACTCTGATACCAGACCGTATCCCTGTCAGTACTGCGGCAAACGATTCCACCAGAAATCGGATATGAAAAAACACACATTCATTCACACAG GTGAAAAGCCCCACAAGTGTCAAGTGTGTGGCAAGGCCTTCAGTCAGAGTTCAAATCTCATCACGCACAGCAGAAAACACACAGGATTCAAGCCTTTCGGATGCGAACTTTGTGGCAAAGGCTTTCAGCGCAAAGTAGATCTGAGAAGACACAAAGAAACACAACATGGACTtaaataa